One genomic region from Clarias gariepinus isolate MV-2021 ecotype Netherlands chromosome 20, CGAR_prim_01v2, whole genome shotgun sequence encodes:
- the LOC128508432 gene encoding uncharacterized protein LOC128508432, which produces MSSCQNVKLSRSRGGIQQNTPPEEDVRVSSDKCVKNLSDRELTGPEMEVLAKGLNYAVTPDHIPVVDMITATESAIRNNNISEEEAEQLRAQVSMFLLKAKSPPPNLSKQEKRALTSLSKDINIIILPADKGRCTVVLNADDYHSRVTTLLSDHNTYETLKRDPTSKYKKQVINCLQSLKKQGVIDRKIYYHLYPGDTTPCLYGLPKIHKDNYPLRPIVSSINSVTYNIAKYLATVLAPLVGNTPYHVNNSMDFVDKIRGLSLQGDETMVSYDVTSLFTCVPIVLVVETVRSRLSHDPMLRERTQLNPDQVSTLLELCLNTTYFKYKDVFYRQEHSCAMGSPVSPIVANLYMEEVESKALEAYSGTRPTHWFRYVDDTWVKNKINEVGPFTDHINSVDDYIKFTCSQSELSKRSKEHS; this is translated from the exons ATGTCGTCATGCCAAAACGTGAAGCTGAGTCGTAGTCGAGGAG GAATTCAACAGAATACTCCACCGGAGGAAGATGTGAGAGTGAGTTCGGACAAATGCGTGAAGAACCTGTCTGATAGAGAACTCACAGGGCCGGAGATGGAGGTTTTGGCCAAAGGTCTGAACTATGCAGTAACACCGGATCACATCCCGGTGGTAGATATGATCACTGCAACTGAATCAGCTATCCGGAACAATAATATCTCTGAGGAGGAGGCTGAACAGCTCCGCGCTCAGGTTTCCATGTTTCTTCTAAAAGCCAAATCCCCTCCACCCAATCtcagtaaacaggaaaaaagggCCCTGACATCTCTAAGCAAGGATATTAACATCATTATCTTGCCAGCGGACAAGGGGAGATGTACAGTGGTGCTAAATGCAGATGACTATCATTCCAGGGTGACCACCCTGTTGAGCGATCACAACACATATGAAACTCTTAAGAGAGACCCCACCAGCAAATACAAGAAACAAGTGATTAATTGTCTACAGTCATTGAAAAAACAAGGAGTGATAGACCGCAAGATATACTACCACTTGTATCCAGGAGACACCACACCTTGTTTGTATGGTTTACCAAAGATACATAAGGACAATTACCCCCTCAGACCAATTGTCAGTAGTATAAATTCAGTTACATATAACATTGCTAAATACCTGGCCACTGTACTAGCCCCACTGGTTGGTAATACTCCATACCATGTAAATAATTCTATGGATTTTGTGGACAAAATCAGGGGATTGTCATTGCAGGGTGATGAAACCATGGTGTCATACGATGTGACATCCCTGTTCACATGTGTGCCAATAGTATTGGTGGTTGAGACAGTCAGGAGTCGTTTGAGTCATGACCCCATGTTAAGGGAGAGAACACAGCTCAACCCGGACCAGGTGAGCACTTTGTTGGAGTTATGTTTGAATACCACCtactttaaatataaagatgTCTTTTATAGACAGGAACATAGTTGTGCTATGGGCTCCCCTGTGTCTCCCATTGTGGCCAACCTCTATATGGAGGAAGTAGAGAGTAAGGCATTGGAGGCTTACAGTGGAACCCGTCCAACTCACTGGTTTAGGTATGTGGATGACACATGGGTGAAGAACAAGATCAATGAAGTTGGCCCCTTCACTGATCACATCAATTCTGTGGATGATTACATCAAGTTCACATGCTCTCAATCTGAGCTATCCAAAAGAAGTAAAGAACACTCTTGA